In Arachis hypogaea cultivar Tifrunner chromosome 17, arahy.Tifrunner.gnm2.J5K5, whole genome shotgun sequence, a single window of DNA contains:
- the LOC112765197 gene encoding bifunctional nuclease 1 has translation MGSLNLKGPVVIPTVRAKVAGLCSVPLIGAMKAKCIRTEFWGLRCSRDKATVLSFHINMRKCKSKTVHCSFNSPSNGSGSTAENFDEKDEDYVNSSVVEAVEVRSGADGFMIKMRDGRHLRCIHNSPHGGLLPDYAPHPAIVLKMEDGTGLLLPIIVLEMPSVLLMAALRNVHIARPTLYQVVKEMIDKMGYEVRAVRVTKRVHEAYFAQLYISKVGNDSECTSFDLRPSDAINIAVRCKVPIQVNKYLAYSDGMRVIESGKLSTQSPGSDGPLFTELDRPSGKPCTETKEFNLLHNMLKAVVEERYQDAALWRDKLNQLRAGKNTNKRSWTL, from the exons ATGGGTTCTTTGAATCTGAAGGGACCGGTTGTGATCCCCACTGTTCGTGCCAAAGTAGCAGGGCTCTGCAGTGTTCCTTTAATTGGAGCAATGAAGGCTAAGTGTATTCGAACTGAATTTTGGGGACTCAGGTGTAGCAGAGATAAGGCCACTGTTCTTTCTTTCCATATAAACATGCGAAAGTGCAAGAGCAAGACTGTGCATTGCAGTTTCAACTCACCTTCAAATGGGAGCGGAAGTACGGCTGAGAATTTTGATGAAAAGGATGAAGATTATGTTAACTCTAGCGTGGTTGAAGCTG TTGAGGTGAGGAGTGGAGCAGATGGTTTCATGATCAAAATGAGGGATGGTAGGCACTTAAGATGCATCCATAACAGTCCTCATGGAGGGCTTCTTCCAGATTATGCCCCTCATCCTGCTATTGTGTTGAAGATGGAGGATGGGACTGGTTTACTTCTTCCTATTATTGTTT TGGAGATGCCAAGTGTCTTGCTAATGGCAGCCTTACGCAATGTTCATATA GCTAGACCTACTTTATATCAAGTAGTGAAGGAGATGATTGACAAGATGGGATACGAA GTTAGAGCTGTTAGAGTTACTAAGAGAGTTCATGAGGCATATTTTGCTCAGTTATATATTTCCAAG GTTGGAAATGATTCAGAATGTACGAGCTTTGACCTTCGACCTTCAGATGCTATCAACATTGCTGTGAGATGCAAG GTGCCAATACAAGTCAACAAGTACTTGGCATACAGTGATGGGATGAGAGTAATCGAATCAGGCAAACTATCAACACAGTCCCCTGGTTCAGATGGCCCATTGTTTACTGAACTGGACCG GCCAAGTGGTAAGCCTTGTACTGAAACCAAAGAATTCAATCTTTTGCACAACATGTTGAAAGCTGTTGTTGAAGAGCGCTATCAGGATGCTG CTTTATGGAGGGACAAACTTAATCAACTTAGGGCTGggaaaaacacaaataaaag ATCCTGGACACTTTAA